A single Armatimonadia bacterium DNA region contains:
- a CDS encoding cyclophilin-like fold protein, whose amino-acid sequence MPRIKISAGNVSAFADLTDGPTAKLVWEALPIQASASTWGDEIYFSIPVHTGTEPDAEAERQVGDIAYWPPGNAFCIFFGRTPMSGGDLPVAASPVNTLGTVEGDAKVFKGVRSGTRITIEKAE is encoded by the coding sequence ATGCCACGCATCAAGATCAGCGCCGGGAATGTCTCGGCGTTCGCAGACCTTACCGACGGCCCTACGGCGAAGCTGGTGTGGGAGGCGTTGCCGATCCAGGCCTCCGCAAGCACCTGGGGCGATGAGATCTACTTCAGCATTCCGGTCCATACAGGCACCGAGCCGGACGCCGAAGCCGAGCGTCAGGTCGGCGACATCGCCTACTGGCCGCCAGGAAACGCCTTCTGCATCTTCTTCGGGCGCACTCCGATGAGTGGCGGCGACCTGCCGGTGGCCGCGAGCCCGGTGAACACTCTCGGCACCGTCGAGGGCGACGCGAAGGTCTTCAAGGGCGTTCGCTCAGGCACGCGCATCACGATCGAGAAGGCCGAGTAA
- the xylB gene encoding xylulokinase, whose amino-acid sequence MSYLIGIDVGTSGTKTLLVDEAGHRVASATAEYPLYMPRPLWAEQDPAHWWTATVETIRRVLDESGVKGSEVKGIGLSGQMHGSVFLDNSNAVIRPAILWCDQRTAAQCEAITERVGAEAVVRETCNRVLTGFTAPKILWLQQEEPANYERVRKVLLPKDYIRFRLTGEYATEVSDASGTSLLNVRERNWSQVMLEAIGLSRDMLPTVYESPEVSGRVAEQVAEITGLAPGTPVVGGGGDQAAGAVGNGIVERGIVSSTTGTSGVVFAHLDEPVMDPQLRTHTFCHAVPGKWHVMGVMLSAGGSLRWLRDAVCADEKAVAALTGCDPYEYITAAAAQAPLGAEGLLFLPYLTGERTPYPNPKARGVFFGLHLRHDKRHLARAVMEGVAFGLRDCFEVLTAMGVEITQVRASGGGARSALWRQIQADVTGRSHFALAVDEGPALGVALLAGVGTGVWANVPEACAAALEILDERRPCPEATVRYNSHYALYQKLYAQLTDCFDEVQALLE is encoded by the coding sequence ATGTCCTACCTAATCGGCATCGATGTCGGCACCTCCGGGACGAAGACCCTGCTCGTCGATGAGGCCGGGCATAGGGTCGCCAGTGCGACGGCTGAGTATCCGTTGTACATGCCGCGGCCGCTGTGGGCTGAGCAGGACCCTGCACACTGGTGGACGGCCACCGTTGAGACCATCCGCCGTGTCCTGGACGAGTCGGGTGTGAAGGGCAGCGAGGTCAAGGGCATCGGGCTCTCGGGGCAGATGCACGGCTCTGTGTTCCTGGACAACAGCAATGCGGTGATTCGCCCGGCTATCCTGTGGTGTGACCAGCGCACCGCAGCACAGTGCGAGGCGATCACTGAACGCGTCGGAGCGGAGGCAGTCGTCCGCGAGACCTGCAACCGCGTGCTCACCGGTTTCACGGCGCCCAAGATCCTCTGGCTCCAGCAGGAGGAGCCGGCGAACTACGAGCGTGTCCGCAAGGTCCTGCTGCCGAAGGACTACATCCGGTTCAGACTGACGGGTGAGTATGCCACGGAGGTCAGCGACGCCTCCGGCACGTCACTTCTGAACGTGCGGGAGCGGAACTGGTCGCAGGTGATGCTGGAGGCGATCGGCCTCTCGCGCGACATGCTCCCGACGGTGTACGAGTCGCCGGAGGTGAGTGGCCGAGTGGCCGAGCAGGTGGCTGAGATCACCGGCCTCGCGCCCGGCACTCCGGTGGTTGGTGGTGGGGGAGACCAGGCGGCCGGCGCCGTCGGCAATGGGATCGTCGAGCGCGGCATCGTCTCCTCGACCACTGGCACCTCTGGTGTGGTCTTCGCCCATCTTGACGAACCAGTGATGGATCCGCAACTGCGGACTCACACCTTCTGCCATGCAGTTCCGGGCAAGTGGCACGTGATGGGCGTCATGCTTTCCGCCGGAGGGTCTCTCCGCTGGCTGCGCGATGCGGTCTGCGCCGATGAGAAGGCTGTGGCGGCACTGACCGGCTGCGACCCCTACGAGTACATCACGGCGGCGGCCGCGCAGGCCCCCCTCGGGGCAGAAGGGCTCCTGTTCCTTCCGTACTTGACCGGCGAGAGGACGCCCTATCCGAATCCCAAGGCCCGGGGTGTGTTCTTCGGCCTGCACCTGCGCCATGACAAGCGGCACCTGGCACGCGCCGTCATGGAGGGCGTCGCCTTCGGCCTGCGCGACTGCTTCGAGGTTCTTACCGCCATGGGTGTGGAGATCACCCAGGTCAGGGCCTCTGGTGGTGGTGCTCGGAGCGCCCTGTGGCGGCAGATCCAGGCCGATGTGACCGGAAGGTCGCACTTCGCCCTCGCTGTCGATGAGGGGCCGGCTCTCGGAGTGGCGCTGCTCGCCGGAGTAGGGACCGGCGTGTGGGCCAATGTACCAGAGGCCTGCGCAGCGGCGCTCGAGATCCTTGACGAGCGCAGACCTTGCCCAGAAGCGACGGTTCGCTACAATAGTCACTACGCTCTGTACCAGAAGCTGTATGCACAGCTGACAGACTGCTTCGACGAGGTACAGGCGCTGCTCGAGTAA
- a CDS encoding 50S ribosomal protein L25 translates to MEQIVLQALRRETKGKGAARQSRREGRVPGVVYGLDMQPLNISVVADDLETVVGRHGASSVLVDLRVDGIEHDAARAALVKNIQRHPVSRQVESIDLHWVSLAEAITVTVSLELVGTSPAETSGAVIDHVIREIEVSCRPLQIPQSLVVSIDGMEMHDTRTIADLQLPDGVTTALDPDTVIVTCTPPTREEEPRAEEAVEGEIQQVSDTEG, encoded by the coding sequence ATGGAGCAAATCGTTCTGCAAGCCTTACGGCGTGAGACAAAGGGGAAGGGCGCAGCGCGGCAGTCTCGCCGTGAAGGTCGCGTGCCCGGCGTAGTGTACGGGCTCGATATGCAGCCGCTGAATATCTCCGTGGTTGCCGACGACCTCGAGACCGTCGTGGGACGCCACGGCGCAAGCTCTGTCCTGGTCGACCTGCGCGTCGACGGTATCGAGCACGATGCGGCTCGCGCCGCACTCGTCAAGAATATCCAGCGCCATCCTGTGTCCCGCCAGGTGGAGAGCATCGACCTGCACTGGGTTTCCCTTGCCGAGGCCATCACCGTCACCGTATCCCTGGAGCTCGTGGGCACTTCGCCCGCCGAGACTTCCGGCGCCGTCATCGACCATGTGATCCGTGAGATCGAAGTCAGCTGCCGTCCGCTGCAGATCCCGCAGTCGCTGGTTGTGAGCATCGACGGTATGGAGATGCATGACACCCGCACGATTGCTGATCTCCAGCTTCCCGACGGCGTCACGACGGCCCTGGACCCCGACACGGTCATCGTCACCTGCACCCCGCCGACGCGCGAAGAAGAGCCGCGTGCCGAGGAAGCGGTTGAGGGCGAGATCCAGCAGGTCAGCGACACTGAAGGTTAG
- the pth gene encoding aminoacyl-tRNA hydrolase has product MSAVLLTTGSYPLMYAIVCLGNPGFEYARTRHNVGFMVADYLASRHKINLGRSRMRALFGRGTMAGQDVLVVKPQTFMNDSGDAAQRIVHFFKIPRSNFLTVYDDIALELGALRLRPGGSDAGHKGMRSLATHLGTQDIARLRLGVGAPPSGVDARNWVLSDFRPAEREKVEDMIARAAEAVEWWLQEGLESTMNRFNG; this is encoded by the coding sequence GTGTCTGCGGTACTGCTTACCACCGGTAGCTATCCCCTCATGTATGCCATCGTCTGCCTGGGAAACCCTGGGTTCGAGTATGCCCGCACGCGTCACAACGTGGGGTTCATGGTCGCTGACTACCTGGCTTCTCGGCACAAGATCAACCTCGGCCGCAGTCGGATGCGCGCGCTCTTTGGGCGTGGCACCATGGCCGGGCAGGACGTCCTCGTGGTCAAGCCCCAGACCTTCATGAACGACAGTGGCGACGCCGCACAGCGGATCGTTCACTTCTTCAAGATCCCCCGGAGCAACTTTCTCACCGTCTACGACGACATCGCCCTCGAACTCGGTGCCCTGCGCCTGCGTCCCGGCGGCAGCGACGCGGGTCACAAGGGTATGCGGTCGCTGGCCACTCACCTGGGCACCCAGGACATCGCTCGCCTGCGGCTGGGTGTTGGAGCGCCGCCGTCTGGAGTCGACGCCCGCAACTGGGTGCTCTCCGATTTCCGCCCGGCGGAGCGCGAGAAGGTGGAGGACATGATCGCTCGCGCCGCCGAGGCTGTCGAGTGGTGGCTCCAAGAAGGCCTGGAGTCGACCATGAACAGGTTCAACGGTTAG